The sequence below is a genomic window from Rudanella lutea DSM 19387.
GGCAAAAGAAGTAGGTGGCTACGTAAAGTTGCAGGTTAAGGGCGGCCAGGCTAACCCTTCTCCACCGATCGGTCCGGCGCTGGGTTCCAAGGGTTTGAACATCATGGAATTCTGCAAGCAGTTTAACGGCCGGACGCAGGATAAGATGGGGATGGTATTGCCGGTGGTGATTACCTATTACAAAGACAAGTCATTTGACTTTGTAATTAAAACCCCACCTGCACCGATCATGTTGATGGAGGCTGCCAAGCTGAAAGGTGGCTCTGCACAACCGAATCGTAACAAAGTTGGCTCAGTAACATGGGATCAGGTACGGACAATCGCGGAAACGAAGATGCCCGATCTGAACGCATTTAAGATTGAGTCGGCAATGAAAATGATTGCCGGTACTGCACGCAGCATGGGAATTACGGTGCAGGGTAAAGCACCCTGGGAGGACCAGTAAGCAATTATTGCCAAAAGCAATTTACGAGACATGGCAAAGTTAACCAAGAAACAAAAGGAAGCGATGTCGAAGTACGATGCTTCTAAGGCATACTCGCTCGAACAGGCAGCGAGTATTCTGAAGGAGATTTCGTACACGAAGTTCGACGCTTCTGTGGATATTGACGTTCGGTTGGGCGTTGATCCGCGTAAAGCCGACCAGATGGTTCGTGGCGTTGCTACGCTCCCACATGGTACGGGCAAAACGGTTCGTGTGCTGGTGCTTTGCACCCCCGACAAAGAACAGGAAGCAAAAGATGCCGGAGCTGACTATGTTGGCCTCGA
It includes:
- the rplK gene encoding 50S ribosomal protein L11 is translated as MAKEVGGYVKLQVKGGQANPSPPIGPALGSKGLNIMEFCKQFNGRTQDKMGMVLPVVITYYKDKSFDFVIKTPPAPIMLMEAAKLKGGSAQPNRNKVGSVTWDQVRTIAETKMPDLNAFKIESAMKMIAGTARSMGITVQGKAPWEDQ